In Notolabrus celidotus isolate fNotCel1 chromosome 5, fNotCel1.pri, whole genome shotgun sequence, the genomic window GAAATATCCACTGAACAGTCCAAAGAATTGAGtttgtaaatatattttcaggTACTTTTCACTACATtatttggagagaaaaaaatgcagtCTTAAACTAATTTTATTGGTCTCTGAATTATCAAGTAttattagataaataaatagtttgAATAGTAGCAAGTATGTAGTATGTTTGCAAGTGTCATGTATTTGTAATTCAATACAGCCACTGAGTACACAGACTATTTGTACTATCAATAACAGCCTGTTAGCTCAAACCGCGGAACCTTCAGAAGTGTGCACCGTCGGAAACAATTCACAGCTGCACCGGTCCTCCACTAAAGATGTCCGTCACGTAACGCAAGTgtattctgaagtatttttgcAAAGTGCGGCAGAGCTGTCGATACAAGTTATAAAAACGTGAATTCAACTCACTCTGGGAGTATTttgcagaaacagaagaaaaaggtaagaaaggagaagaaactGTGAGCGTTGTGTTAGCAAGGCGAAGCTATTAGCTAACGGTGTCTTGGGTAACAGGGTTATATGAAGGTGTGTGTTGTTTCCGTCTGCTTGAAAATATACTCAacttaaatcaaaacaaagggaaacagatGTAAGTTTATTTTTACTCCAGTAGCTTGGCAACAACTTCTATATTCACAGCAGGAACTTAGTTTTAAAATCTTTCTTGACGAAACATaagcagcagtgcagcattaAATGAAATTAATAGAAGCATTCAGGGTTCAAAATACCAGGTTAGTACATGTAAAGCtaaagttgattttatttttaatatttttatttattaattttattgggTTTGTATTTTGAATGTACTATAGTTAAATTATGAAGTTACACGAGACAAAAATACTCTGGTACTGTAAAAATATTatcaattataataatatatgtaATGCAGTTCATTTCTGTTGCCAGATATTTCAAAGAATTGTCAACAAGCAAACGGGAACAAATGTCTGGACCTAGGGAAAACCTTTTAATTATGGAAACCACCACAGTCAgatgtttctttattattataacactTGAGTGTTGTATTATGcaattctaaaaaaaagaatgatcaACTTAATTTTGCATTTGAGGCATActgctgaaatgttgattaatgtgcattgtcctaattaAATaaactcaattaaaaaaaaaaagaaatatacgtattgatatttttagtaaCTACTTTTGtacctcattttttttttactgttaattCTTCTAAAATAAAGCAGTCTAAGTACTCAAAGAACTGCAagatattttcattattttcttgtaaCATAAAGCAATGTTAGGTAATGTAAGGTAGGTAAGAAAGTCAAAGTATTAATagcaagaagaaataaaataaggataaataaaataaaataataatacagtatacagaagtgcagaatagtcATAATTAACTATGTACAAAAGGGCTGTGAATGAAGGTGAGAcacagtctgatggccacaggcaggaatgacttcctgtggcgttctggGGGTGCATTTAGGGGGAATGAGTCTtgcactgaatgtgctcctgtgtttaACCAGCACGTTGTAAagagggtggtggatgttgtccatgatggcATGGAGCTTTGAGGGTGTCCTCCTCTGTCACTGCTGTCAGAGAGTAATAATGTGTCCCTGTGCAGAATCTTCTTTTCAAAAACGGTCTGAAAAATGTTTATTCCATCAATGCTACTGCATTTTGAGAAAACAGTACTTTCTTAAAGgccctgggaacccaaatcaacaaaaacatatgaattttaaatattaaatttacaTTTCCAGGGCCTTTAAATCACGTCAAACAGAGAATTTTCTGACTGTTTGGAGGTCTGAGTAGCAAAGGcatacagaagaagaaaacagacttctCAGTGTTACTTCCCAAATAGTTTCAGCCTCATTCTTTCTCCTCAACAGACTGCTTTTGTCAACACCTACACTGACCAGGATGTCGTCCCCCTCACCCCACGATCGCAGTCGtaaagaggaggacgaggacgaCCCTGTTGATCGAATGATATCCCGTACGGGCTGCGCGGATCTACATTACGCCGTGCAGGAGTGCATGGCTGAACACCAGGACTGGAGAGCGTGTCAGAGCCAGGTCCAGACTTTCAAAAACTGCATGATGAATTTCCAAACTGCCCGGAAGGAACAGctgaggaagcagcagcagcaaggctCTACTGAAACTGCGCCCAGCTGAAATCACAACACCCAACacatgattcacacacacacacacaaacacacacacacatgctcagggACTGGGACTTGTTGAGGAGCTGTTTCACTGTAAAATTTATACATagtaataaagaaatataaacacttgtcattttcttcttctactgttttCCTTGTCATTTTAGTATCTAGATCTTGGTATCCACTTGATTGGCCAATTGACAGAATATCAGACATTATTGACAGAAGTCAAAAATCACTTATGTTGAAATCTACCAATGTGAAATTTTACTGCCctgccctaataataataatacattgtatttataggcgcctttcaaagcactcaaggtcaccttacaaagCAGAATTTAAAAGGAACAACAATttataaagatgtgttttgagatgggatttgaaaatggaaagagagtcgaTATTACGAATGTCTTGTGTGAGGGAGGTCCAGGTTGAAGGCTCTAGGTCCCATGTTGGTCAAGCAGACGGGTGGTATAGTGaagtgaatggaagaagaagaagaagacctgagagtgcaGCTGGGTGATTAGAATGCATCTTAATGCTCAGATCAAGAGTAAGTGTATACATGTGAGTGGTAACCTGTTTGAAAGGTTTGATCATGTTAgactctatctatctatctatctatctatctatctatctatctatctatctatctatctatctatctatctatctatctatctatctatctatctatctatctatcattctCATCATTCTGACTCATACAGGGCTCTAGTCTCTCATTCCCTGCTCTCTCTATTCCTGGCTCAGGACAGATTtacatgtaatttttttttaatttaagctGAAAAACCCAGTTTGTTTGGTTTCAGCTTGATACACTCATCCCATTAAGTACAAGCACAAACCACCAGATGGTGCAATTCACCTAATTCCTAGAGTCCTTGGCCCACACGTCCTGATAGCCTTTCCTTGTTAACACTTTTCACTTCATGCCGATTTGTCTGTTGTTCTTCAGTCTATATTTGTGCAGTCCAAACACTTCCTACGTATGGTTGTGGTTACTTTCAGAGCCTTCTGTATGGGCTTTACGAACATCGTAAAGTGTAGAATAGGGTTTTATTTAGGGTTTACTTCAACTGTCCTAAAGCAAGAAAGGTATAATCTACTGAGGTGTTAttgtggaaacaccttctcattcaaggttttgtatttattttaattattgtaaacactgtagattaaaactgaagacatcaaaactatgaaagaacacatatggaattatttaattaaccaaaaagtgttaaacaaagcagaatctgttttatattttagattctgtaaagtagccccctttttccttcatgacagctttgcacactcctggtattctctcagtctgcttcatgaagtggtctcctggaagggtttctaatgaacatgagccttgtcaagagttcatttgtagaatgacttgccttcttaatgtgtttgagaccatcagttgtgttgttcagaggtagggttagcacacaatggatagccttctttgactgttgtaatccagattatggcaaaaccagattatttcatagttttgatgtcttcagtattaaactacaatgttgaaaataattaaaataaataaaaaccactgaatgagaaggtgtgtccaaacaaTTGACTGTTAGTGTACTTATGATTATTTTCttgaataataaaatgaattttattctataaaacataagaaaattATTTGAAATTCCTACAATACTATGAAAAAAACTACAGACATTAAACTGTTTTAAACACCCAAAGTCAAAAATCAAGGACATTCAGTTTACTTTCATTTATGACAATATTAAAGGCCAGAAACGATATAACATCAGGTATAAATCAACATCAAAATTAGCTATAAAATTGTGTTAAGTCATCAAACTATTAACAGAATAATCATAacaaagaaaagacacaaaagcaGGACAATATGTGAGCTATCCAAATGTTGAAGAGgtctaaatacaaaaacagggaCATCATTATGTGGGGAATCATTACACATTACCATGAGTAAAGAAAGGGAACAATATTTTCAGGTTTCATTATATAGCAAAGAAcatgatgttaaaaaatgtataagtaAAAGACTGGTAGGAGAAACTGAAGACACTTCGCATGTGTGATTAATAGCATTGataaacatttcattattttttacgagctttatttatcttctttcttttcagaaTCTTCTTGATAGAGTTAAGAACTTCCTCTGTCTTTAAAGCGTACACAATGGGGTTAAGCATTGCTGGTATGGTGAGTGTCAGAGAGTTGTTAATGATCCTGACATTAGGATGAATATAAGAAGACAATGAGATTATGTTATTGCAAAGAActggcaaaaagaaaatagCCACAAGAATCAGATGATATGAACAAGTTTTGAACGCTCTAAGTCGCTCCTCTCCTGATGCAATCCTTTTCAGTGCTACTGAAATACAAACATATGTCAGTGCTATCAAAATAGGAGGTATACAGATGATGGCAAACAAACCAATATACGACATTAGGATATTCATAGAATTGTCATTGCAAGCCAGGCGATAAACAAGGGGATGATCACAGTAAAAGCTTGTCACCACCAAAGATCCACAGAATGAAAGACGATCAATTAGCTTTAAAAAGCATGTCAATAAACCTGTAATAAAAACCcatgaaaacatcagcatcacaccaATAACTTGTTTAGTAACAATACTATGGTACCTTAGAGGGAAGCAAATCGCTATTAATCTGTCAAATGCCATTGTGACAAGCGTCCATGACTGCAAGCCTCCAAACAATATAACAAAGAACATGTAACTCAAACAAGCCTCATAGACGATGTACCTCCTGTTAAACAAAAAGGAGTCTAAGAGTTTTGGTATGAGAGCCGTGCTGCCACACAAATCTACCAACGCCAGGTTAAACACAATCATGTATTTGGGAGTATGCAGGGCCTCCACCAGGTAAATAACTAACATGAGGGAGCCATTCCCCAGAACAGTCAGGATGTAGacaaaacacaggaacacatagtAATACTTCACATGAGGGATGTTGGTAAACCCACTGAGATAGAACCTTGCAGGGCGAACAAACGTGGTGTTAAGTTTCTCTTCTGGACCCATTACAAAGATCTGTTTTTGTAGATTTAAGAAAAGGAGAACAATACTTATCAAAGATGAAGAcaattttaaaattgtaaaaagTTGGTGGAGTCACACTCACCTCTGAGTCaagtgttctgttctgttcactCTAGCAGCTCGAACTGTGAGGGACTGGACAGTTATAGGTTTCCTTTGTCCCTGAGTGAGTAGGTTTCTCTGTCACTCAACATCCTCTACATGTCTCATGTGGGAGTGTTTCAGTGCTTATGTCATTGTTGTTCTCAAACTTGGACTCAGTTAACTTTTGCCACCAAAACATCTATTTTAGGAGAAGAACTGACACAGTGACAAGGGAGTGAAAGTTAAAGGATTCATTAAGCTGTATTCTAACACTGACTCTGAAAACCCTAACCCCAAGCTCAACGAGAGATGGAAAATTCTGTAAGCTTTATTCCAGCCAATGTTGATTCATTAAACTATGTCCAGATTAGAGTTGACACAACACCAGAACCTTGACTTGAGCAACCATTCCACAGATCTAAGGTCCAGCTCAGGCCAGGACTCAGCTGTACATCTACACTTCAAGGACCAATAAGACTCCTTTGAGGATAGCAAAGTTCAGATTTTGGTCAGAGAAAACCTTTGGTTTGAAAGTGGCGTCAAGAAAGCCATCCATGTGAGGCCTAAACAACCTTCCTTTAGCACCCAGTTTAAATCCTTTTACATCCTCCTATATCATGTCAACCAATGCTTCAGGACTCAAATAAGCTGATGGGGCTTTGAAAAATGTGCaggaaatgaataaatatgttttcaggaAGGGATTCTAATCTTACATGTAAAGTTTGAGGCAGTTTGGGCCTTTGTGTAGTTGAGTCGCAATAACTTCTTATTGAATTGGCGTGACATCAACTCTGATGAGGGGCAAAACCAGACGCATTGAATTTTGTACACAAGCCAAAGAGTATaccttttttaaactgttttctcTCTATACAAATAAGTAAGTGTGGAATGGATTGATCCTGTTGGAGTAATGAAGCAAAATGTTTGACgagaaaatgtgtgaaaaaaatatcaaaattttcAGATGTCAAAATTAGACAAGCTGGTATGGCCACGCCCTTTGACTTTTTGATACAATCttaaggttttgtttgtttaggtCTCTTCTATCGGTAAAATAAAGATGGGGGTGATTGGATAATCCCTTGTAGAGGCGTTTACCATAGAAGAAGCTCTGGAAATAGCTAATAATTAGCCTTTTTTCCCCACAATATTCAAAAtagccgacttcctgttggtttaaAGATATGGGTCCAAGCCACTGTTTTTGTAGGTCTAAGCATGAGATACAAGCATAAGTAAGTATATCTCTCTAATTGACACAGGCTGCAGGGGTTCAATTCTGGGAAATTGTTCAAACATATGGGTGTGGCTAAGTCAGCTGTTAGGCCACACCCACTGaccaaaccaaaataaaacttcTCATTGCTCCACTGGGATACTGTGTAGCATGTTTGGTGAAGCTAGAAGTATTTTAAGCACTTCAaaaaactacttcctgtttgctgttgaaaaaaaaattcatcatGGCTAAGAACTGACAGTGGTTTGGTGGAAGCAGTAACTTCCTGCTGTCAGTAGGTGGCATTGTGGTTTTTTAGGAAAATGTCATAGATGGAAGTGTTCAGGCTGGGACCCCTCACAAGGACAAGAGTTTTTATGCAGATATGTCGAATTATGGCGGAGCTAAAACTTTTTGAAATTATATAGTGACAGGATGTCAAAACCAAAATTGTCTGCACAGTTGTGACTGAACCCTCTGACGGAAACTCACAGTTTCAAGGCCAACATCTAAAGGATATTTTGAGTTGAAAATGATGCAGATATCTTGAACGGTGTTGGAGATATTGGTCTTAGAGTAGCAGCCTCAAATTTCCTTAAGCCACCAAGGGGTATTATGGCTGGGATCAAATattaggggagaacagggttggttgtcacactttttactgttttgatgattgctcatcatcaaaacatctttcaatagtcattcctacattaaattgaagcttaaggtagtggcttgaaatgtgtatccctctcattttccaactcattgtaacaaagaggcaattaactatcaaagacactctgacacattgtgacaaccaaccccatcacagggttggttgtcacacactatggggttggttgtcacacactatggggttggttgtcacacactatggagatggttgtcacacactatggggatggttgtcacacactatggggatggttgtcacacactatggggatggttgtcacacactatggggatggttgtcacacactatggggttggttgtcacacactatggagtttgatgtcacacactatggggatggttgtcacacactatggggatggttgtcacacactatggggttggttgtcacacactatggggatggttgtcacacactatggagtttgatgtcacacactatggggttggttgtcacacactatggggttggttgtcacacactatggagtttgatgtcacacactatggggatggttgtcacacactatggggaaggttgtcacacactatggggatggttgtcacacactatggggatggttgtcacacactatggggttggttgtcacacactatggagtttgatgtcacacactatggggatggttgtcacacactatggggatggttgtcacacactatggggttggttgtcacacactatggggatggttgtcacacactatggagtttgatgtcacacactatggggttggttgtcacacactatggggttggttgtcacacactatggagtttgatgtcacacactatggggatggttgtcacacactatggggatggttgtcacacactatggggatggttgtcacacactatggggatggttgtcacacactatggggatggttgtcacacactatggggatggttgtcacacactatggggttggttgtcacacactatggggatggttgtcacacactattgggatggttgtcacacactatggagtttgatgtcacacactatggggatggttgtcacacactatggggatggttgtcacacactatggagtttgatctcacacactatggggatggttgtcacacactatggggatggttgtcacacactatggggatggttgtcacacactatggggttggttgtcacacactatggagtttgatgtcacacactatggggatggttgtcacacactatggggatggttgtcacacactatggggatggttgtcacacactatggggatggttgtcacacactatggggatggttgtcacacactatggggttggttgtcacacactatggggatggttgtcacacactatggggatggttgtcacacactatggagatggttgtcacacactatggggatggttgtcacacactatggggatggttgtcacacactatggggaaggttgtcacacactatggggatggttgtcacacactatggggatggttgtcacacactatggggttggttgtcacacactatggagtttgatgtcacacactatggggatggttgtcacacactatggggatggttgtcacacactatggggttggttgtcacacactatggggatggttgtcacacactatggagtttgatgtcacacactatggggttggttgtcacacactatggggttggttgtcacacactatggagtttgatgtcacacactatggggatggttgtcacacactatggggatggttgtcacacactatggggatggttgtcacacactatggggatggttgtcacacactatggggatggttgtcacacactatggggttggttgtcacacactatggggatggttgtcacacactatggggatggttgtcacacactatggagtttgatgtcacacactatggggatggttgtcacacactatg contains:
- the LOC117812739 gene encoding cytochrome c oxidase assembly factor 4 homolog, mitochondrial isoform X1 is translated as MKLIEAFRVQNTRLLLSTPTLTRMSSPSPHDRSRKEEDEDDPVDRMISRTGCADLHYAVQECMAEHQDWRACQSQVQTFKNCMMNFQTARKEQLRKQQQQGSTETAPS
- the LOC117812739 gene encoding cytochrome c oxidase assembly factor 4 homolog, mitochondrial isoform X2 produces the protein MSSPSPHDRSRKEEDEDDPVDRMISRTGCADLHYAVQECMAEHQDWRACQSQVQTFKNCMMNFQTARKEQLRKQQQQGSTETAPS
- the LOC117812983 gene encoding olfactory receptor 1-like encodes the protein MGPEEKLNTTFVRPARFYLSGFTNIPHVKYYYVFLCFVYILTVLGNGSLMLVIYLVEALHTPKYMIVFNLALVDLCGSTALIPKLLDSFLFNRRYIVYEACLSYMFFVILFGGLQSWTLVTMAFDRLIAICFPLRYHSIVTKQVIGVMLMFSWVFITGLLTCFLKLIDRLSFCGSLVVTSFYCDHPLVYRLACNDNSMNILMSYIGLFAIICIPPILIALTYVCISVALKRIASGEERLRAFKTCSYHLILVAIFFLPVLCNNIISLSSYIHPNVRIINNSLTLTIPAMLNPIVYALKTEEVLNSIKKILKRKKINKARKK